The following are from one region of the Petrotoga mobilis SJ95 genome:
- a CDS encoding TIGR00153 family protein, producing the protein MKLFFGKKEEKVIKLFSKHLDKVEEGLNLFTELIELYVTNDIEKSVELSKQIANIESEADTLRRKTESEMYQGAFLPNFRGELLELIESVDKVMNKTQTVSEILAFQKPKIPKDFKADFLEQSRLVKKTYKSLKKSIENVFENIEKSGDYIQKVELHEHEEDILEKDLIRRLFEINNLELSEKLQLKDLFLQIGDIADRAEDASDKLEIIVLKRNIK; encoded by the coding sequence ATGAAGCTTTTTTTTGGAAAAAAGGAAGAAAAAGTAATAAAACTTTTTTCTAAACATTTAGACAAAGTCGAAGAAGGTTTAAACTTATTTACAGAATTAATAGAATTGTACGTAACTAACGATATTGAAAAATCTGTAGAATTATCAAAACAAATAGCTAATATAGAAAGCGAAGCTGACACATTAAGAAGAAAAACGGAAAGTGAAATGTATCAAGGAGCCTTTTTGCCAAATTTCAGAGGAGAGCTTTTAGAATTAATAGAATCGGTTGATAAGGTTATGAATAAAACACAAACCGTTTCAGAAATCTTAGCTTTTCAAAAACCAAAAATACCTAAGGATTTTAAAGCAGATTTTTTAGAACAAAGTCGATTAGTAAAGAAAACTTATAAGTCTTTGAAAAAGTCAATAGAAAACGTATTCGAAAATATAGAAAAAAGTGGTGATTATATTCAAAAAGTTGAATTACATGAACATGAAGAAGATATTTTAGAGAAGGATTTAATACGAAGATTATTTGAAATAAATAACCTTGAATTATCCGAAAAGTTGCAGTTAAAAGATCTTTTTCTACAGATAGGAGATATAGCAGACAGGGCTGAAGATGCTTCTGATAAGTTAGAAATTATAGTCTTGAAAAGAAATATTAAATAA